One segment of Fusarium oxysporum f. sp. lycopersici 4287 chromosome 7, whole genome shotgun sequence DNA contains the following:
- a CDS encoding hypothetical protein (At least one base has a quality score < 10): protein MSRAGELPAEGKSTATTMEDLNLVLGHKTSRSLADSESLASANRSSSMGCRVCRARKVKCDGRPNGCRNCERLQLECVDDDGSKSGSRRGSVPVSLRKIRTYRSCTSCRVSKTKCDGDRPRCSRCSARNLECQYDGGSAPRWARNLSKAPTSGSTEEDLESSLDASSIAGESLRSHSLIQSRENDVATSHRSSTRDTSSINPPIDFSDDTELSIHSWLISPDLPSGNNIRTVVDHYFANIHPLRCFAFVHRPSFARLLDKGFESDDEKALLHIICAQGAKFYALSINLEDQDAKASLIRAAGNSWAQKAEMLVLTNFGKISVQRLMTCILLYDFHFRLGEYTQALMLSGLAVRMAHALQLNVEFSPDILCAEANESSPPAVEKESRRRLMWACYILDAWTGSGVDQLTLLREADIKIQLPCNERNFRLRIPCVTETLGVGHVLQFLPPAIVPRRPASNMGIMAYYIRIVTLWKRVVRYVKHLNTSPPPWLPESDFAALDADLRSWGRHLPEFISYSTDTIYARLESDQLGSLVLLHCTYHHNLLDLYRISMPDLFKLIKPFYFPPNQQEFLQSLQADCFYHAKQISTILAEAVQHGARYLADSLLPCFAYDSSRVMLYYIARLLDLSRPDAETIVVDAINAVESNSKILRTMAALFPLADSLATTTERWLAKIRKTFAQDEHMSDRPLHGDEERSPILTGSPVTSSPDEAMGALGLARLAQGQSSDMKPIDRDAWNKVESGSPTASKRGAGSVSGASSQPEITPARSKLQHEQPVSQRTPPGATTSHMDHQAVDLSDLQNYLSWDMYGIMEMNDNGLKAGIEDNGMPSWSAI from the exons ATGAGCAGGGCAGGGGAACTACCTGCAGAAGGGAAATCTACAGCGACGACCATGGAAGATCTCAACTTGGTTCTTGGACACAAGACCTCACGGAGTCTTGCTGATAGTGAGAGTCTTGCCAGCGCCAACCGAAGCAGCAGCATGGGCTGTCGAGTCTGTCGCGCGAGAAAG GTCAAATGCGACGGTCGGCCCAACGGCTGTCGCAATTGTGAACGTCTCCAACTCGAGTgtgttgacgatgacggCTCAAAGTCTGGCAGTCGGCGTGGATCAGTTCCTGTGTCCCTGAGGAAGATCAGGACTTATCGATCATGTACCAGTTGTCGCGTATCAAAGACTAAATGCGACGGCGACCGCCCGAGATGTTCACGATGTAGCGCCCGTAATCTCGAATGTCAATATGACGGAGGCTCGGCTCCTCGCTGGGCGCGCAACCTCAGCAAGGCACCAACTTCGGGCTCGACTGAAGAAGATTTAGAGTCCTCCTTGGATGCTTCCTCCATCGCTGGGGAGAGCCTGAGGTCACACAGTCTCATCCAGTCGCGGGAGAACGATGTCGCAACGTCTCATCGGTCAAGCACCAGAGATACCAGCAGCATTAATCCGCCCATAGACTTTTCCGATGATACCGAGTTGTCTATTCATTCATG GCTTATATCACCAGATCTCCCATCTGGGAACAACATCCGTACCGTAGTCGACCATTATTTTGCCAACATTCATCCTCTTCGATGCTTTGCTTTTGTACATAGACCATCATTTGCTCGTCTGTTAGATAAGGGCTTCGAGTCTGATGACGAAAAGGCACTACTACACATTATTTGCGCGCAAGGAGCCAA ATTCTATGCTCTATCCATCAATTTGGAGGACCAAGATGCGAAAGCGAGCCTAATCCGAGCTGCGGGTAACAGCTGGGCACAAAAGGCTGAAATGCTGGTTCTCACCAACTTTGGCAAGATTTCAGTCCAAAGGCTCATG ACATGCATATTACTTTACGACTTTCATTTTAGACTAGGCGAATACACCCAAGCCCTGATGCTGAGTGGTCTCGCAGTCCGAATGGCTCACGCACTACAGCTCAACGTCGAGTTCTCACCCGACATCCTCTGCGCAGAGGCCAACGAGTCCTCTCCACCAGCcgttgagaaggagagtcGTCGTAGACTCATGTGGGCCTGCTACATCCTAGATGCCTGGACGGGTAGTGGCGTTGATCAATTAACACTACTGCGTGAAGCCGATATTAAAATCCAGTTGCCATGTAACGAACGTAACTTCAGACTTCGGATCCCTTGTGTAACAGAGACGCTCGGCGTAGGACACGTTCTGCAATTCCTCCCTCCTGCGATTGTTCCACGAAGGCCGGCTTCCAACATGGGTATCATGGCTTACTACATCCGAATTGTCACCCTATGGAAACGGGTAGTCAG ATACGTAAAGCATCTGAATACGAGCCCACCTCCATGGCTTCCTGAGTCCGACTTTGCAGCTCTTGATGCGGATTTGCGATCGTGGGGACGACATCTTCCCGAGTTCATCTCATACTCCACTGATACCATTTACGCACGCCTCGAATCCGATCAGCTCGGATCACTTGTCTTACTCCATTGCACATACCACCATAATCTTCTAGATCTTTACAGGATATCTATGCCTGACCTTTTCAAGCTGATCAAGCCTTTCTACTTCCCACCAAATCAGCAAGAGTTCCTGCAATCTTTGCAAGCCGATTGCTTTTATCATGCGAAGCAGATCTCAACTATCTTGGCCGAGGCGGTGCAACATGGTGCACGATATCTTGCTGATAGTCTCCTCCCCTGCTTTGCCTATGATAGTAGCCGTGTGATGTTGTACTACATTGCAAGGCTGCTTGACTTGAGTAGACCTGATGCAGAGACGATTGTTGTGGATGCCATCAATGCTGTGGAAAGCAACAGCAAGATCCTACGGACAATGGCGGCTCTGTTTCCACTCGCCGATTCTCTG GCAACGACGACTGAAAGATGGCTAGCTAAGATTCGCAAGACTTTTGCCCAGGATGAGCATATGAGCGACCGTCCTCTACATGGTGACGAGGAAAG GTCACCGATTTTGACTGGAAGCCCCGTCACCAGCAGTCCTGACGAGGCCATGGGAGCTCTTGGCCTCGCACGACTTGCGCAAGGCCAAAGCAGTGATATGAAACCGATAGACCGCGATGCTTGGAATAAGGTGGAAAGCGGTAGTCCAACTGCGAGCAAAAGGGGAGCTGGATCAGTCTCAGGGGCGAGCAGTCAGCCCGAAATAACGCCCGCACGATCCAAACTACAGCACGAGCAGCCAGTATCTCAACGGACACCCCCAGGAGCTACGACTTCACACATGGACCACCAGGCAGTAGATCTCAGCGATTTGCAGAACTACCTATCGTGGGATATGTATGGAATTATGGAGATGAATGACAATGGCTTGAAGGCTGGCATAGAAGACAACGGCATGCCATCCTGGAGTGCGATATGA